Proteins from a single region of Humidesulfovibrio mexicanus:
- a CDS encoding type IV pilus biogenesis protein PilM, translated as MNFKERLTSTDKLLRSIRSGETPPSVPGGEAPPARTGSIWTRPISVRELVPGLARRANAAKSAPAPSAQEGPAPAQTDAPSPQTRTERAVSETAAPSAPEAPSAKGAAAPVPPAAPPERRRTPLWSRQLRLSGGKPHGVGVSINGTSLCMAAVRRPGGDVLATVRLPMGPDQAPGEKGFGLLLRSGLEALGVAPSSADIWTVLRSSDQDLNVLAVPKLSGAKLDAAVYWTLQKEKKFADTDYALDYAPLGPSQGGARLEALTCLARKADVDRLREAFEQAGLPLAGITAIPNAFMALYRAPGAPAGHQLAANIHVEPDFSAIGLYTTDRLVFSRFIRSGAGSMAEALAEHFQALAKPKPAPLAELELQLPEALAAAGTAAAKDSAREEPPQPIDPAQALDLLRHVLLGAPKPAWAGPEHLLAPKAMLDAIAPAIERLARQVERTLEYYAGSQQRRCDALHLSGEIFACPALAEALAGQLGFQPQVFDPLAILRAEGARSSPGDRMAMAPALAAALAQPGRGINLIANYTVRTAQDAKNFVTRCIILGLAGIMILIGAGGAMLERANASRRAQLEELKTQSAALGPLADDSAVSQRAATFMLRQEGLRLVDQRLLALSAVAEMGRRVPENVRLLSLTVDYPATGGGGQPGAAAKPGAAPQAGQQPGQPSAQGALAIEGVVMGERQDLDAALSRFVIGLQGSPMLHMPVVKESGLRELGSGETVLFFVMHMGVR; from the coding sequence GTGAATTTCAAGGAACGCCTGACCTCCACGGATAAGCTGCTGCGCTCCATACGTAGTGGAGAAACCCCGCCGTCCGTTCCCGGCGGGGAGGCCCCGCCCGCGCGCACCGGTTCCATCTGGACCCGCCCCATTTCCGTGCGCGAGCTTGTTCCCGGCCTGGCCCGCCGCGCCAACGCCGCCAAGAGCGCGCCAGCGCCTTCCGCCCAAGAAGGCCCCGCCCCTGCCCAGACCGACGCGCCGTCGCCCCAGACGCGGACCGAACGCGCCGTCTCCGAAACCGCGGCCCCTTCCGCCCCGGAGGCCCCATCGGCCAAGGGTGCGGCCGCTCCTGTCCCGCCCGCCGCGCCACCCGAACGCAGGCGCACCCCACTCTGGAGCCGCCAGTTGCGCTTAAGCGGCGGCAAGCCTCACGGCGTCGGGGTCAGCATCAACGGCACAAGCCTGTGCATGGCGGCGGTGCGCCGACCGGGCGGCGACGTGCTGGCCACGGTGCGCCTGCCCATGGGCCCGGACCAGGCCCCCGGCGAAAAAGGCTTCGGGCTCCTGCTGCGCTCCGGGCTGGAGGCCCTGGGCGTCGCCCCCTCCAGCGCGGACATCTGGACCGTGCTGCGCTCCTCGGACCAGGACCTGAACGTGCTGGCCGTGCCCAAGCTCTCCGGGGCCAAGCTGGACGCCGCCGTATACTGGACCCTGCAAAAAGAAAAGAAGTTCGCCGATACGGACTATGCCCTTGATTATGCGCCCCTTGGGCCGTCGCAGGGCGGTGCGCGCCTGGAGGCGCTCACCTGCCTGGCCCGCAAGGCCGATGTGGACCGTCTGCGCGAAGCCTTCGAGCAGGCAGGGTTGCCGCTGGCCGGGATAACCGCCATCCCCAACGCTTTCATGGCCCTGTACCGCGCGCCCGGAGCACCCGCCGGGCATCAGCTCGCGGCCAACATCCACGTGGAGCCGGATTTCTCCGCCATCGGCCTGTACACCACGGACAGGCTCGTGTTCAGCCGTTTCATCCGTTCCGGGGCGGGAAGCATGGCCGAGGCGCTGGCCGAACACTTTCAGGCCCTGGCCAAGCCCAAGCCCGCCCCCCTGGCGGAGCTGGAGCTGCAACTGCCCGAGGCGCTGGCCGCCGCCGGGACCGCCGCAGCCAAGGACTCCGCGCGGGAAGAGCCGCCCCAGCCCATCGACCCCGCCCAGGCCCTGGATTTGCTGCGCCATGTGCTGCTGGGCGCGCCCAAGCCCGCATGGGCCGGTCCGGAGCACCTGCTTGCGCCCAAGGCCATGCTCGACGCCATAGCACCGGCCATAGAGCGGCTGGCCCGGCAGGTGGAGCGCACCCTGGAATACTATGCGGGCAGCCAGCAGCGGCGCTGCGACGCCCTGCACTTGAGCGGCGAGATTTTCGCCTGCCCCGCGCTGGCCGAGGCCCTGGCCGGGCAGCTGGGCTTCCAGCCCCAGGTTTTCGACCCCTTGGCCATCCTCCGCGCCGAGGGAGCGAGGTCCTCCCCAGGAGACCGCATGGCCATGGCCCCTGCCCTGGCCGCCGCCCTTGCCCAACCCGGACGGGGCATCAACCTCATCGCCAACTACACGGTCCGCACGGCGCAGGATGCCAAAAATTTCGTCACGCGCTGCATCATCCTGGGGCTGGCCGGAATCATGATCCTCATCGGCGCGGGGGGGGCCATGCTGGAACGGGCCAACGCCTCCCGGCGCGCCCAGCTTGAGGAGCTCAAGACCCAGTCCGCCGCCTTGGGGCCGCTGGCCGACGACAGCGCCGTAAGCCAGCGCGCCGCGACGTTCATGCTCCGGCAGGAGGGCCTGCGCCTGGTGGACCAGCGCCTGCTGGCCCTCTCAGCCGTGGCCGAAATGGGCCGCCGCGTGCCGGAAAACGTCCGCCTGCTCTCCCTCACGGTGGACTATCCCGCCACGGGGGGGGGCGGCCAACCCGGCGCGGCGGCGAAACCCGGGGCCGCCCCGCAAGCGGGCCAACAGCCGGGTCAGCCTTCCGCGCAAGGCGCCCTGGCCATTGAGGGCGTGGTCATGGGCGAACGCCAGGACCTCGACGCCGCCCTCTCGCGCTTCGTCATCGGGTTGCAGGGCTCGCCCATGCTGCACATGCCCGTGGTCAAGGAATCCGGCCTGCGCGAGCTGGGCTCGGGCGAAACCGTGCTGTTCTTCGTCATGCACATGGGGGTGCGCTGA
- a CDS encoding chemotaxis protein codes for MSQTNILLESGTNELELVEFFIDEKDEATGQVYRGFYGVNVAKVLEIIRMPSVTQLPEIPHPSVLGAFNLRTRIIPLVDLAQWLGKHMDTSQKDTKVIVSEFNRMTSAFMVSGVTRIHRLSWTQVEPPGSHLNEYSGSSVTGVVRFEDRILLILDMEKILADLNPGLAMKIEEQALAEIKEHSHPPKKEHFRALISDDSTSIRKMIGTMLEKAGFEVTQTVNGQEAWDALVQMKNTAAGENKPLTDYVDILVSDIEMPVMDGHNLTKRVKDDPVLKELPVILFSSLITDRLRHKGESVGADDQVSKPNITELTKRAYELIAERQGITL; via the coding sequence ATGAGCCAGACGAACATCTTGCTTGAGTCCGGCACCAATGAGCTTGAGCTCGTAGAGTTCTTCATCGACGAGAAGGACGAGGCCACGGGCCAGGTGTACCGGGGATTCTACGGGGTCAACGTGGCCAAGGTGCTGGAAATCATCCGGATGCCCTCCGTGACGCAGTTGCCGGAAATACCGCATCCCTCGGTGCTCGGGGCGTTCAACCTGCGCACGCGCATCATCCCCCTGGTGGATTTGGCCCAATGGCTGGGCAAGCACATGGACACCTCGCAGAAGGACACCAAGGTCATTGTCAGCGAATTCAACCGCATGACTTCCGCCTTCATGGTCTCCGGGGTGACGCGCATCCACCGCCTGAGCTGGACCCAGGTGGAGCCGCCGGGCAGCCACCTGAACGAGTACTCGGGCTCCAGCGTCACCGGCGTGGTGCGCTTCGAGGACCGCATCCTGCTCATTCTGGACATGGAGAAGATTCTGGCCGACCTGAACCCCGGTCTGGCCATGAAAATCGAGGAACAGGCGCTCGCGGAGATCAAGGAGCACAGCCACCCGCCCAAGAAGGAGCATTTCCGCGCGCTCATTTCCGACGATTCCACCAGCATCCGCAAGATGATCGGCACCATGCTGGAAAAGGCCGGGTTCGAGGTCACCCAGACCGTAAACGGCCAGGAGGCCTGGGACGCCCTTGTGCAGATGAAGAACACGGCCGCCGGCGAGAACAAGCCCCTCACCGACTACGTGGACATTCTCGTGTCCGACATCGAGATGCCGGTAATGGACGGCCACAACCTGACCAAGCGCGTGAAGGACGACCCCGTCCTCAAGGAACTGCCCGTCATCCTCTTTTCCTCGCTCATCACCGACCGGCTGCGCCACAAGGGCGAAAGCGTGGGCGCCGACGACCAGGTGAGCAAGCCCAACATCACCGAGCTCACCAAACGGGCCTACGAGCTCATCGCCGAGCGCCAGGGCATCACCCTGTAG